From Brassica oleracea var. oleracea cultivar TO1000 chromosome C3, BOL, whole genome shotgun sequence, a single genomic window includes:
- the LOC106328379 gene encoding TOM1-like protein 2 isoform X1 yields MVNAMVERATSEMLIGPDWAMNLEICDILNSDPVQAKDVVKGVKKRIGSRNPKTQLLALTLLETMVKNCGDMVHMHVAEKGVIHEMVRIAKKKPDFHVKEKILVLIDTWQEAFGGPRARYPQYYAGYQELLRAGAVFPQRSERSAPVFTPPQTQPLTSYPPNLRNAAGPANDLPEPSAEPDFPTLSLSEIQNAKGIMDVLAEMLSALEPGNKEDLKQEVMVDLVEQCRTYKQRVVHLINSTSDESLLCQGLALNDDLQRVLTSYEAIASGKPGTFVQIEKPKSETGKSLVDVDGPLIDTGDSSNHANEATSKSGNGVLNQLALQAPPVANGSANSKIDLLSGDDLALVPVGPPQPASPIASDQNALALIDMFSDNASSPSIATAPTGNSAPQSSPLTPQLHQQPTSQAGEVGLQQSNGFSPQAGYSQFEQQPSYGQGASSPWNSQPANQMQQPQQPSYGSQDSMAFPPPPWEAQHQDFSPTADSGSPFSPQMHQTQVAFTHAQQYPQMPQTSQPVNNGPYPQMPQTGQLVNNGNPYPQMPQTAGGMYMQQPMPNQAHQALGQGYPSQQQQQQMMMAQYYAQQQQQQAYGNQMGGYGYGYNQQQQQGSSPYLDQQMYGLSMRDQTSHHVPSSSSSTTSYLPPMKPKNKPEDKLFGDLVDISKFKPTTKPTSGRAGTI; encoded by the exons ATGGTTAACGCTATGGTGGAGAGAGCGACGAGCGAGATGCTGATCGGACCTGATTGGGCAATGAACCTCGAGATCTGTGACATACTCAATAGCGATCCTGT GCAAGCAAAAGATGTTGTGAAAGGCGTTAAGAAACGGATTGGTAGCAGGAATCCTAAAACTCAACTTCTTGCCTTAACA CTGCTTGAGACGATGGTGAAGAACTGTGGTGACATGGTTCATATGCATGTCGCTGAGAAGGGTGTTATTCATGAGATGGTTCGGATAGCTAAGAAAAAG CCGGACTTCCATGTCAAAGAGAAGATCCTGGTCCTTATTGATACATGGCAAGAGGCCTTTGGTGGCCCCAGGGCAAGATATCCACAATACTATGCAGGATACCAGGAATTGTTG CGTGCTGGAGCTGTTTTCCCTCAGAGATCAGAGAGATCAGCACCTGTGTTCACTCCTCCGCAAACACAGCCTTTGACGTCTTACCCTCCTAATCTTCGTAATGCTGCTGGACCTGCTAATGATTTGCCTGAACCTTCGGCAGAGCCAGATTTTCCGACACTGAG TTTGTCAGAGATTCAAAATGCAAAAGGTATCATGGATGTGCTTGCGGAAATGCTGAGTGCACTAGAGCCGGGAAACAAGGAG GACCTTAAACAGGAGGTGATGGTCGATCTGGTGGAGCAGTGTCGTACATACAAACAAAGAGTGGTACATCTAATCAACTCAACTTC GGACGAGTCTCTGTTATGTCAAGGTCTGGCGTTGAACGATGACTTGCAGCGGGTCTTAACCAGTTATGAAGCAATCGCTTCTGGAAAACCTGGAACTTTTGTTCAAATCGAGAAGCCTAAGTCTGAGACAGGAAAATCCCTTGTAGATGTTGATGGTCCTCTTATTGATACTGGGGACAGCAGTAATCACGCGAACGA AGCTACATCAAAGTCGGGTAACGGGGTTCTAAATCAGTTAGCCCTCCAAGCACCACCTGTAGCTAATGGTTCAGCTAATTCCAAAATAGACCTCCTCAGTGGCGATGATCTTGCCCTTGTTCCTGTTGGACCTCCTCAACCAGCAAGTCCGATTGCATCAGATCAAAATGCACTTGCCCTTATTGATATGTTCTCAGACAATGCTAGTAGTCCAAGTATTGCAACTGCACCTACTGGCAATTCAGCTCCCCAGAGTAGCCCTTTGACTCCTCAATTGCACCAGCAACCTACTAGTCAAGCTGGAGAAGTTGGATTACAGCAATCCAATGGATTTTCTCCTCAAGCGGGTTATTCACAGTTTGAGCAGCAGCCATCATACGGGCAAGGGGCCTCTTCTCCCTGGAATAGTCAACCTGCAAACCAGATGCAACAACCACAACAACCATCTTATG GTTCCCAAGACAGTATGGCATTTCCACCTCCCCCATGGGAGGCTCAGCACCAAGACTTCAGTCCCACTGCAGACTCAGGAAGTCCGTTTTCTCCTCAAATGCATCAGACACAAGTTGCCTTCACACATGCTCAACAATATCCTCAAATGCCGCAAACCAGCCAACCAGTTAACAACGGTCCATATCCTCAAATGCCCCAAACAGGTCAACTAGTAAACAACGGTAATCCATATCCTCAAATGCCACAAACCGCTGGCGGTATGTACATGCAACAGCCAATGCCAAACCAAGCTCATCAGGCTCTAGGGCAAGGCTATCCATCACAACAACAACAGCAACAGATGATGATGGCTCAGTATTATGCCCAACAGCAACAGCAACAGGCGTATGGAAACCAGATGGGAGGATACGGATATGGTTATAATCAACAACAGCAGCAAGGGAGCAGCCCGTATCTTGACCAGCAAATGTATGGTTTATCCATGAGAGACCAGACTTCGCATCATGTACCATCATCATCATCATCTACCACCTCTTATCTTCCTCCTATGAAACCTAAGAATAAACCAGAGGATAAGCTATTTGGGGATCTCGTTGACATCTCCAAGTTCAAGCCTACTACAAAACCGACTTCCGGAAGAGCTGGTACCATCTGA
- the LOC106328379 gene encoding RNA polymerase II degradation factor 1-like isoform X2, producing MVKNCGDMVHMHVAEKGVIHEMVRIAKKKPDFHVKEKILVLIDTWQEAFGGPRARYPQYYAGYQELLRAGAVFPQRSERSAPVFTPPQTQPLTSYPPNLRNAAGPANDLPEPSAEPDFPTLSLSEIQNAKGIMDVLAEMLSALEPGNKEDLKQEVMVDLVEQCRTYKQRVVHLINSTSDESLLCQGLALNDDLQRVLTSYEAIASGKPGTFVQIEKPKSETGKSLVDVDGPLIDTGDSSNHANEATSKSGNGVLNQLALQAPPVANGSANSKIDLLSGDDLALVPVGPPQPASPIASDQNALALIDMFSDNASSPSIATAPTGNSAPQSSPLTPQLHQQPTSQAGEVGLQQSNGFSPQAGYSQFEQQPSYGQGASSPWNSQPANQMQQPQQPSYGSQDSMAFPPPPWEAQHQDFSPTADSGSPFSPQMHQTQVAFTHAQQYPQMPQTSQPVNNGPYPQMPQTGQLVNNGNPYPQMPQTAGGMYMQQPMPNQAHQALGQGYPSQQQQQQMMMAQYYAQQQQQQAYGNQMGGYGYGYNQQQQQGSSPYLDQQMYGLSMRDQTSHHVPSSSSSTTSYLPPMKPKNKPEDKLFGDLVDISKFKPTTKPTSGRAGTI from the exons ATGGTGAAGAACTGTGGTGACATGGTTCATATGCATGTCGCTGAGAAGGGTGTTATTCATGAGATGGTTCGGATAGCTAAGAAAAAG CCGGACTTCCATGTCAAAGAGAAGATCCTGGTCCTTATTGATACATGGCAAGAGGCCTTTGGTGGCCCCAGGGCAAGATATCCACAATACTATGCAGGATACCAGGAATTGTTG CGTGCTGGAGCTGTTTTCCCTCAGAGATCAGAGAGATCAGCACCTGTGTTCACTCCTCCGCAAACACAGCCTTTGACGTCTTACCCTCCTAATCTTCGTAATGCTGCTGGACCTGCTAATGATTTGCCTGAACCTTCGGCAGAGCCAGATTTTCCGACACTGAG TTTGTCAGAGATTCAAAATGCAAAAGGTATCATGGATGTGCTTGCGGAAATGCTGAGTGCACTAGAGCCGGGAAACAAGGAG GACCTTAAACAGGAGGTGATGGTCGATCTGGTGGAGCAGTGTCGTACATACAAACAAAGAGTGGTACATCTAATCAACTCAACTTC GGACGAGTCTCTGTTATGTCAAGGTCTGGCGTTGAACGATGACTTGCAGCGGGTCTTAACCAGTTATGAAGCAATCGCTTCTGGAAAACCTGGAACTTTTGTTCAAATCGAGAAGCCTAAGTCTGAGACAGGAAAATCCCTTGTAGATGTTGATGGTCCTCTTATTGATACTGGGGACAGCAGTAATCACGCGAACGA AGCTACATCAAAGTCGGGTAACGGGGTTCTAAATCAGTTAGCCCTCCAAGCACCACCTGTAGCTAATGGTTCAGCTAATTCCAAAATAGACCTCCTCAGTGGCGATGATCTTGCCCTTGTTCCTGTTGGACCTCCTCAACCAGCAAGTCCGATTGCATCAGATCAAAATGCACTTGCCCTTATTGATATGTTCTCAGACAATGCTAGTAGTCCAAGTATTGCAACTGCACCTACTGGCAATTCAGCTCCCCAGAGTAGCCCTTTGACTCCTCAATTGCACCAGCAACCTACTAGTCAAGCTGGAGAAGTTGGATTACAGCAATCCAATGGATTTTCTCCTCAAGCGGGTTATTCACAGTTTGAGCAGCAGCCATCATACGGGCAAGGGGCCTCTTCTCCCTGGAATAGTCAACCTGCAAACCAGATGCAACAACCACAACAACCATCTTATG GTTCCCAAGACAGTATGGCATTTCCACCTCCCCCATGGGAGGCTCAGCACCAAGACTTCAGTCCCACTGCAGACTCAGGAAGTCCGTTTTCTCCTCAAATGCATCAGACACAAGTTGCCTTCACACATGCTCAACAATATCCTCAAATGCCGCAAACCAGCCAACCAGTTAACAACGGTCCATATCCTCAAATGCCCCAAACAGGTCAACTAGTAAACAACGGTAATCCATATCCTCAAATGCCACAAACCGCTGGCGGTATGTACATGCAACAGCCAATGCCAAACCAAGCTCATCAGGCTCTAGGGCAAGGCTATCCATCACAACAACAACAGCAACAGATGATGATGGCTCAGTATTATGCCCAACAGCAACAGCAACAGGCGTATGGAAACCAGATGGGAGGATACGGATATGGTTATAATCAACAACAGCAGCAAGGGAGCAGCCCGTATCTTGACCAGCAAATGTATGGTTTATCCATGAGAGACCAGACTTCGCATCATGTACCATCATCATCATCATCTACCACCTCTTATCTTCCTCCTATGAAACCTAAGAATAAACCAGAGGATAAGCTATTTGGGGATCTCGTTGACATCTCCAAGTTCAAGCCTACTACAAAACCGACTTCCGGAAGAGCTGGTACCATCTGA
- the LOC106328789 gene encoding probable glycosyltransferase At5g03795, which translates to MKLLRSAGVVFVFILAFQFVNIHYYGGDIFSLSSRDEFPVSIHGNTESIRPLSGPVRVNVSSWRSAEGERAGLEEDYVTGSDTNVSVQSHDDSFVETRSSLNGSDADTVNENNRNVENALDSLVETRSSLNGSYVDIVEDAEIVNENNRNVETLESKSDDNLSPEVKRVMNVSNSGVVSISEMMSLLHQSRTTHVSLKMKRPSAVDQELLYARTQIENSPKVENGPLLHGPLYWNLSVFKRSYELMESKLKVYVYREGKRPVFHKPVLKGIYASEGWFMRQLKASKTFVTKNPRKSHLFYLPFSSKMLEESLYVPGSHSDKNLVKFLKNYLDMISSKYHFWNKTGGSDHFLVACHDWAPSETRQYMSNSIRALCNSDVSEGFVFGKDVALPETTILVPRRPLRALGGKPTSQRHILAFFAGGMHGYLRPLLLQTWGGNRDPDMKIFSEIPKSKGKNKSYMEFMKSSKYCICPKGHEVNSPRVVEALFYECVPVIISDNFVPPFFEVINWESFAVFVLEKDIPDLKNILLSISEERYREMQMRVKMVQKHFLWHSKPERFDIFHMILHSIWYNRVFQT; encoded by the exons ATGAAACTGTTACGATCTGCTGGTGTAGTTTTCGTTTTTATCTTGGCCTTCCAGTTCGTGAACATACATTACTATGGTGGTGATATATTCTCTCTGTCTTCTCGAGATGAGTTTCCTGTATCCATACATGGAAACACAGAATCAATCAGGCCACTGTCCGGTCCTGTAAGAGTGAATGTTAGTAGTTGGAGATCAGCTGAAGGGGAAAGAGCCGGTTTAGAAGAAGATTATGTAACTGGCTCTGATACAAATGTTAGTGTTCAGTCTCATGATGATAGTTTTGTTGAGACTAGAAGCAGCTTGAACGGGAGTGATGCTGACACTGTTAATGAAAATAATAGAAATGTGGAGAATGCTCTGGACTCGTTGGTTGAGACGAGAAGCAGCTTGAACGGGAGTTATGTGGATATTGTGGAAGATGCTGAGATTGTTAATGAAAACAATAGGAATGTGGAGACTCTGGAGAGTAAATCTGATGATAATCTTTCCCCAGAGGTGAAAAGAGTAATGAATGTTTCAAATTCTGGGGTGGTTTCAATCTCTGAGATGATGAGTTTATTGCATCAGAGCCGCACTACTCATGTCTCACTG AAAATGAAACGGCCTTCTGCAGTTGATCAGGAGCTGTTGTACGCAAGAACCCAAATTGAGAACTCACCAAAGGTGGAGAACGGCCCTTTACTGCACGGTCCTTTGTATTGGAATCTTTCCGTGTTCAAAAG GAGCTATGAGCTAATGGAGTCAAAGCTCAAAGTATATGTCTACAGGGAAGGCAAAAGACCTGTGTTTCACAAGCCAGTTCTGAAAGGGATATATGCATCCGAAGGATGGTTTATGAGACAGCTCAAAGCCAGCAAAACATTTGTCACGAAAAACCCGCGTAAATCTCACCTGTTCTACCTTCCTTTCAGCTCCAAAATGTTGGAAGAATCTCTCTATGTCCCTGGTTCTCACAGCGACAAGAATCTCGTTAAGTTTCTGAAGAACTACTTGGACATGATTTCCTCTAAATATCACTTCTGGAATAAAACTGGAGGATCAGATCATTTCCTGGTCGCTTGTCATGACTGG GCTCCTTCCGAGACAAGGCAGTACATGTCTAACTCCATCAGAGCATTATGCAACTCTGATGTCTCAGAAGGCTTTGTGTTTGGTAAAGATGTAGCACTTCCCGAGACAACTATTCTTGTTCCCAGGAGACCGCTTAGGGCTCTAGGAGGCAAACCCACTTCACAAAGGCACATACTTGCCTTCTTTGCAGGTGGGATGCACGGTTACCTTAGACCTCTCCTATTACAAACCTGGGGAGGTAACAGAGATCCGGACATGAAGATATTCAGTGAGATACCCAAATCTAAAGGGAAAAATAAGAGTTACATGGAGTTCATGAAGAGCAGCAAGTATTGCATTTGCCCAAAAGGGCATGAAGTTAATAGCCCTAGGGTCGTGGAGGCACTGTTCTATGAGTGTGTCCCTGTTATCATATCTGATAACTTCGTGCCTCCTTTCTTTGAAGTCATAAACTGGGAGTCTTTTGCAGTGTTTGTGTTGGAGAAAGATATACCTGACTTGAAGAACATATTATTATCGATAAGTGAGGAAAGATATAGAGAGATGCAGATGAGAGTGAAGATGGTGCAGAAGCATTTCCTTTGGCATTCTAAACCTGAGAGATTTGATATATTTCATATGATACTTCATTCTATTTGGTACAACAGAGTTTTTCAAACTTGA